CGCAGTCCTGAATGACGTTGTCCCCGCGCGCGTCGTACCACCAAACAGTCTTGATGGCGTCGGCCAATTCGATGTCCGCTCCGTCCGTGTTGTTTTGCATTGACCCACCAGTCTCACCGTCCGCCTCAGCCTCGGGCTCAGTCGTGTCGTTTTCCCACCATGTGACGTTCCCCGCCTGCATCCACAGGTATCCGGGGTTGTCACACAGATGAAGGCTGAAGGTGAGTTCGCCGAAGTCACCCGGCTTGACGTCGTCCAGGGCGATGAGAGGCTTGTACTCTCCTGCCTCCTCGTCGTACGTATCCCCATTGTCAGTCCGAAGAGCGTTCGCAATCTTGGGGTCGAGGTCTTCCGGCGTATCCGCACCCATTGAACAGGGATCGTAGGTCCACGAACCGTCCATCTGGTCGTACTCCATTTCCTGAATCCCGTCACCATCTGGGTCGGGGAACGCCTCCAGGGCTGTCGCGTCCATGAACTCACCCAACGAATCACGAGGGACCCACACCTGGGGATCCTCCGGATCGGGCAGCGCAACGTTGTCTCCCTCCGAAGGCTCGCTGTAGGAAACGAACTCACCACCACTACTGCCGTCGTAGTAGTGCTCCTCCCAGTCGACCTTGAGGTCGAGTTCGCCGGCCGTGATCGTGTTACCCTCGAATGTTTCCGTATCACTAAACCAAGCGCTTGTTCCCAGTCCCGCCCCTGCGGAGGCGGCACCGATGGTACCTAATGCGGCGAGTGTCTTTCGCCGCGAAATCTCGAACGTGTTGTTTTCATCTGACATGGTTTGCATCACCCGGGGCCCAAATCGGCCACCGAGTGAACAGGTACACCATGGGAAGCCTCCACCTTTGCAAAGGGCCGAATAACGGCGAATAACGTGCTGGTAGACGCGTTTCGTGGGAGCTAACGACTCGTTAGTCGAGGTTCAGGACGAGTCCAAATAAGCTAAAATCTGGACGTGACCGGCCTGGGTAGGGATGGGTGGGGTTCGCCACGTCCGTGCCGTTAAGTAAATCGGCAAGAACAGGAACAGAATTGAGGAACCACGCTAGCTATGGCGTGGACTCCACTCGATCAGTTGGTCTCGTTCACCTCAGTCTCGTTATTCTCAGTAGTCGTGTTGTTGCCCTCGGGAGCGATGCCCGCGCCGTCGTTGTGGCGGGCCTGCTCGGTGTAGAAGCCCAGATCGAAGACGGCACTATCGGTCTGGATTTCGTTCCCGACCTCTTCACCCGGCAGCTCCCACTCGAAGCCAATGCACTGGGTGGTGGAGTTCTCGAAGGGGTCGCGGTTCTCGCTATCCGCGGCGTCCTCGAGTTCGTCGAACGCCGTACTGCGGTCGCCGTCGAGCGGAATGCCAAGGCCTCCATTCTGAGAGAGGGCATCGAGGGCATCCCTGAGAGAGATCCCTTCGGCGATGATCTCTTCCTCTCCCCCGAGTTCGTTGTCACAGTCCGTGTCGTACCAGAGCGTGACTTCGACTTTGTCGAGGAGTTCGACGACGTCTTCCTCTTCGCCCTCCGCCGCAGCCTCGGGTTCGGTCACGCCGTTTTCGGAGGCACTGACGAGCTGGCCGTTCATCCAGATGTACCCAGGGTTGTCACACAGGTGCAGGCTAAAGGTGACTTCGCCCTTGTCGCCAGGCTTGAGGTCGGCGAACTCGATGAGGTGCTCCTGGTCGGGGTAGAGGTCGCTAGTGAAGACATCTTCTGGGAGTTCTTCACCGCTGTCAATACCACAATCCGTACAGACCCAAAGGGGTTCTTCGAGGTCGAGATCGATTTCAGTCTCGGTCTCCCCGTCGAAGACGGTCCAGGATGTGATCTCTCCCGAATCCTCCTCCCAGTACGCTGCATCCTCGTTGAAGCCCGGCGTTACCTCAAGGCAGAATTGGTCTTCAAAACCCTGTAGGATGCCGCCGTCGGTCATCGGCTGGTCCCAAATCCAATCCGCGGTAAGCGTGGAATCGGTTTTCTGGTAGTCATCCCGGCCTTCGATCGGATCGTCTTGCTCCCACCAGTCGAGATCGTCCATCTCTTGTCCAACAACGGAGACTTCCATTGAAGCGACGCCGCCTGTCTCTCCCTCAACACTGTCATGGATGAGAACGAGACTCAGCGGACCGTCGGTCTCCTGATAGAAGAACAAGTGGCTCGTACCGGGGTCCTGAATGTCCAGGTTTTGCGAGTGATAGTCGGCGTAATCGTAGAAATCCTCCACGGACTCTTCGCCTTCAATCGCCGAAACGCAGTACGTCTCCCCACCTTGCCTGATAGCGAACTCATCGTCACCACAGTCACAACACGAGTCGATAATCGTGCGGGCGTCAAATCCTGTATCGCCTCCAGCATATTGGATGCCATTCTGTGACATCCATCCGTCATCGTCGTCATCCGGATACGCGTTGACAGGGTGCCAACCGACCTCACCCGTTTGTGGGTGCGGTCCGTTGTAGGTCTGCTGCCAATCCACTTTCAGATCCAGCGAGCCAGCTGTAATCGTATTGCCCTCGAACGTTTCCGTATCACTGAACCAAGCGCTTGTTCCCAGTCCCGCCCCCGCTGAGGCGGCACCGATGGTACCAAGTGCGGCGAGTGTCTTCCGCCGCGAGATCTCGAACGTATTGTTGTCGTCCTCTGACATTGTTCTCACACCCGGGCGGCTTGCCACCTCGGGTGTCCACTCACACCTACAGTATGGGGGTCCTTTGCAAAGCGCCGAATTACACGGATAACGAGGCGATAGGCAGGGTTTGATAGAGTCTAACGACTCGTTCTTCGGAAGCTACTGACAAATCTGAAACCAAAGTACAACGAGGCCGCTAGGGGACCAGCCCAGGATCGGAGATGGGTGGCCTTGGTCACGTCCTAGCCGTCGTGATCAATCGATCGGAAAAACCAATTACAAAACCACGCTGGGTACAGCGCGAATCTAAGTTGGGTGAACCACCTCGGGATCAAGTGGTTCGAGAGACCGAAGGTCTCTCGTCATCCCGAAAGACTCCGTCTTCCGGCGACCCCGAGACACTCGGCCTGCTCAGCCTGTAGGCCTAGCTGTTGTTCCCTTCAACCGTCGTAGTCCCATTCGGTGCGCTGGTGTTCTCGGGGG
This region of Halodesulfurarchaeum sp. HSR-GB genomic DNA includes:
- a CDS encoding SipW-dependent-type signal peptide-containing protein; this translates as MSEDDNNTFEISRRKTLAALGTIGAASAGAGLGTSAWFSDTETFEGNTITAGSLDLKVDWQQTYNGPHPQTGEVGWHPVNAYPDDDDDGWMSQNGIQYAGGDTGFDARTIIDSCCDCGDDEFAIRQGGETYCVSAIEGEESVEDFYDYADYHSQNLDIQDPGTSHLFFYQETDGPLSLVLIHDSVEGETGGVASMEVSVVGQEMDDLDWWEQDDPIEGRDDYQKTDSTLTADWIWDQPMTDGGILQGFEDQFCLEVTPGFNEDAAYWEEDSGEITSWTVFDGETETEIDLDLEEPLWVCTDCGIDSGEELPEDVFTSDLYPDQEHLIEFADLKPGDKGEVTFSLHLCDNPGYIWMNGQLVSASENGVTEPEAAAEGEEEDVVELLDKVEVTLWYDTDCDNELGGEEEIIAEGISLRDALDALSQNGGLGIPLDGDRSTAFDELEDAADSENRDPFENSTTQCIGFEWELPGEEVGNEIQTDSAVFDLGFYTEQARHNDGAGIAPEGNNTTTENNETEVNETN